CTCGCGTACACCGGAATCGAATCCCGGCGCGCGCCGCCGAGGAGCGTGTGCACGGGGAGGCCGAGGGCCTTGCCCTTGATATCCCAGAGGGCGAGGTCGACCGCGCTGATCGCCTCGATCGTCACCCCGCCCCGGCCCATCCAGAGGGTACCGTGGTACATCGCGTCCCACAGCCGGTCCGTATGCAGCGGGTCCTCTCCCACAAGCACGCCCGCGAGTCCCCGGGATCGCATCCACGACTCCGGAGCGTCCACGATCGCCTTAACCACATCGGGAGAAGCGTCGGCCTCGCCGATTCCGGTGATCCCGGCGTCGGTGTGCACGCGCACGATGACGTCGTCCTGGATGCCGTCGGCGCGGGTCCAATCCAGATCGGGAATCCGCAGAGGGATCGCCTCAACGTTGGTGATCTTCATGCCCCCTCCTCTGCTCGGACGCTTCGTCCGCTGCCGCCCCCGGCCCGCCGCCCAAGTAGTGGCGGGCCGCCTGTACGTACACCCGCGCGGCGCGCACCAATTCGTCCACCTCAATCCATTCCACGTCGCCGTGGGCGCCCGCGCCCTGCGGACCGTGGTAGACGGCGGGGATGCCGCCGTCGTTCACGAAGATCGAAACGTCCCCGACGATGCTCACCCCGCCGAGCGGCAGCGGCTGCCCCGTGACCTCCCGGTAGGCGCTCCGCACCGCCGCGACGATCGGAGAGAGCGGATCGAGTTCGAAGGCATCGCGGTCGCGCTGCGCCCGGACCTCCCACACGACGTCGTGACCCTCCACGGCGCGCGCGACCAGCTCCTCGAGTTCCTGGCGCACGCGGGCGAACCCGGTCCGGACGCCGTACCGGCGCGTGCCGGTGATCTGCGCGGCCGTGGGGAAACGGTTGTAGAAATCGCCGCTGTGGAGCATCCCGACGAAGTACGTCTCGGGGCCGACGTGCGGCAGAGGAGCCGACGCCAGCTCCCGGGACCGGGCGGCCATCGCCCGCGCCACCTCGACGGCGAGCAGCAGCGGATTCGGGGTGCCGGGCGGCGTGCGCACCTCGTGGGTGCCCTCGCCGTCGCGGCGGATCGTCACCTCGAAGACGACATTGCCCTTGCCGATGACCGGGAGGATGGTGCTGGCCCCCTCCGCGACGATCGCGGCGTCGCC
The sequence above is drawn from the bacterium genome and encodes:
- a CDS encoding M20 family metallopeptidase, giving the protein MMPMPHGPVDRQEVGEDADPERMAAFLLEMVRIPSPTGDSGAAARHYAERLRTLGMAVEMIEEFPGAPSVVARMPLDGPGPVLEFNGHLDTVPVPHAPPRREGSRVYGRGAADMKGGLVAICEAVRLLSARREALRGELLVVAHGLHEAPTGYGEDLEALVRRGVKGDAAIVAEGASTILPVIGKGNVVFEVTIRRDGEGTHEVRTPPGTPNPLLLAVEVARAMAARSRELASAPLPHVGPETYFVGMLHSGDFYNRFPTAAQITGTRRYGVRTGFARVRQELEELVARAVEGHDVVWEVRAQRDRDAFELDPLSPIVAAVRSAYREVTGQPLPLGGVSIVGDVSIFVNDGGIPAVYHGPQGAGAHGDVEWIEVDELVRAARVYVQAARHYLGGGPGAAADEASEQRRGHEDHQR